ATATTCACCCAGATCTTCATTTAACTTTTCAGTTTCATTCATAGCATCAAAAACTTCTAAAGCCTTTAATATCGCAAAAACTCCAAGATAGGTATTGCGATTTTCTTTATCATTAATTGCCTTACTTAATACCACTACTTCCCCTACCAGAAAACCTGTACCTTTCGGCCACCAGTTTTCTGCATAAATATGACCTGCTGAAGGAATAGTAGCTGCCCAAACAGCTGCAGTATTTTTATCTTTTAAATCAAGTAAATCTTTTCGCTGTTTATTAGGTTCCAGATAATTTAGATCCCAGTAAACTTCTGTATCTTTTAATGCTTCATTTTTTTCTAAAAAATCCACTACTCTTCTACCACTATTATCTCGGGCAATAGGATTAACTCCTTTTTCTAAAAGCATTCTAATAATCTCTGAATTAGAATTATATTGAACAGCTTCCATCATTAAAGTCTTTCCTGTATATGTCTTAGTCTCCAATCTTGCTCCATGAGCTATTAAAGTTGAAATAACTTCTGGATTTGTTCTATAGCGAACTGCATAAAAGAGAGCTGTTTTACCCTGATCATCTCTTAAGTTAACTCTACTCCCTCTATTAAGTAAATAACGAATGATTTTTAAATCATTTTCTTTTACTGCATACATTAAAGGAGTTATACCGCGATTATCCTGTGAATTTATTTTAGCTCTATTTTCTAAAAGATAATCAAATTTATCTCTATCATTTACATATTGAGCTGCATAACTTAAAACATTTCTTCCATTTCCATCTTCATAATTTAAATCAGCTCCATTTTCTTTTAGATCCTTTAAAATACTTAAACTTCTATTTTCCATTAAAGCAAATTGAAAAGGAGTTATTCCATTATCATCTCTTATATTTACATCTGCTCCATTTTCTAATAATAACTCAATCGCATTATTTCTTCCCTGAGAAATTGCATCATAGAGAATAGTTCTTCCTTTTTCATATCTAATATTGAGATTTGCTCCTCTATTTATTATCATTCTAAAAATGGTGTAATCATAATTTCGATATCCATTTGCAAATAAAAGTTTTAAAGAAGTTTCCCCTTTATCATTTTTTACATTAACTCTGGCTCCACTTCTAAGAAGAATTCTTACTGCATCTATTCTCCCTCTATCAACTGCAAGTAAAAGAGCTGTATTACCTTTACTATTTTGAATATCAATATCTCTTCCCAGATAGGTTAAAAGCTCAATAATAGCTGGATTTTCATTATAAACTGTAGCATACATCAAAGCTGTCCATCCATTTTCTGTACGATAATAAGGGTTTGCTCCTTCATTTCTGAGTAAAACAATTGCATCACGATGAGGATTGCTTTTGGCAGCTGCTAAAAAGGGAGTCATCCCATTTTCAGCAATTTGATTAACTTCTGCTCCTTCATCTATAGCTTCCAGTATCTTTTCGGCAGGTGCATAACTACAAAGTTCTATAAAACTTTCCTCTGTATCATTTTCCTCAGCCATAATAGGAAAACTAAAAGCTAAAGTTAAAATAATTAAAAAGGTGGTAATCACCAAAAATTTTCTCTTTTTCATTAATCATACCTCCATTAATTTATTTTTTTATTCTTTCATTTTCTTCTATATCCATTTTTAATTCCTGCAACTGAAAACCTTTAATAATATCAGTTCTGGTTATAATTCCAACCAAGTTATCTTCTTCATCGACAACCAATAATCTCCCTATATCTTCTTTTGAGATTATTTTTAAAGCATCATAGATTTCATCTTCAGGATGAACTTTTTTTATCTCATCAGACATAATCTGTCTTACCTTTTTCATCCCATGTTCTTCTCTTTTTACCTTTTTTATATCTTCCATAGTTACCATACCTTTAAGATGATTATTATCCACTACAGGATAACCTGAGTGTCTTTCTTCAAACATTTTTTGTAAAAGTTGAGATAAAAATAATTCTCCTGAAACTGTTTTTACTTCTC
This Halanaerobiales bacterium DNA region includes the following protein-coding sequences:
- a CDS encoding ankyrin repeat domain-containing protein, encoding MKKRKFLVITTFLIILTLAFSFPIMAEENDTEESFIELCSYAPAEKILEAIDEGAEVNQIAENGMTPFLAAAKSNPHRDAIVLLRNEGANPYYRTENGWTALMYATVYNENPAIIELLTYLGRDIDIQNSKGNTALLLAVDRGRIDAVRILLRSGARVNVKNDKGETSLKLLFANGYRNYDYTIFRMIINRGANLNIRYEKGRTILYDAISQGRNNAIELLLENGADVNIRDDNGITPFQFALMENRSLSILKDLKENGADLNYEDGNGRNVLSYAAQYVNDRDKFDYLLENRAKINSQDNRGITPLMYAVKENDLKIIRYLLNRGSRVNLRDDQGKTALFYAVRYRTNPEVISTLIAHGARLETKTYTGKTLMMEAVQYNSNSEIIRMLLEKGVNPIARDNSGRRVVDFLEKNEALKDTEVYWDLNYLEPNKQRKDLLDLKDKNTAAVWAATIPSAGHIYAENWWPKGTGFLVGEVVVLSKAINDKENRNTYLGVFAILKALEVFDAMNETEKLNEDLGEY